One window of the Bacteroidia bacterium genome contains the following:
- a CDS encoding sulfite exporter TauE/SafE family protein, producing MSIQVILLLLFVGLFAGFLSGFVGVGGGIIIVPALIYFMGFSQHTAQGTSLGVLLLPVGILAVMNYYKAGYLDVRAALFISLAFVVGAYFGSKISISLDQKLVKQVFGGFLILVAIKMLSGK from the coding sequence ATGAGTATTCAAGTGATTCTTCTTTTATTGTTTGTTGGACTTTTCGCCGGCTTTCTCAGTGGATTTGTTGGAGTTGGCGGAGGTATCATTATTGTTCCGGCTTTAATTTATTTTATGGGCTTTAGCCAACATACCGCACAAGGAACCAGTTTAGGAGTATTGCTTTTACCAGTCGGAATTTTAGCTGTTATGAATTATTATAAGGCGGGCTACCTCGACGTAAGAGCCGCTCTTTTTATTTCTCTTGCCTTTGTAGTTGGCGCCTATTTCGGATCTAAAATCTCCATCTCCCTTGACCAAAAACTGGTAAAACAGGTATTTGGAGGCTTTCTGATTTTAGTGGCCATCAAAATGCTGTCGGGCAAATAA
- a CDS encoding amidinotransferase, whose product MTTFPSCILLVRPANFGFNPETAGSNHFQHQVIDIESGAIALAGQREFDEFVKTLKSYKFEVVVIEDTPIPEKPDAIFPNNWVSFHEDGTVVLYPMMAKNRREERRWDILENIFDNQFFHLKRLLDYSKYEQKRKYLEGTGSIVFDKEYDIAYACLSPRTEEELFNNLCTDLKMEPFVFHAFDKQRKPIYHTNVIFTITQEFAIICSEAIKDEREREKLQYKLAGTGKSIIEISLDQAGNFCGNCIELFGPKGESFLLMSTSAYQSFHQQQLADIGRFSKIITIPIPTIEYYGGGSIRCMICEIS is encoded by the coding sequence TTGACTACCTTTCCTTCGTGTATACTTTTGGTTAGGCCTGCCAATTTTGGATTTAACCCCGAAACAGCAGGCAGCAATCATTTTCAGCATCAAGTTATTGATATTGAATCAGGTGCTATTGCCCTAGCTGGACAAAGGGAATTTGATGAATTCGTAAAAACCCTAAAATCATACAAGTTTGAAGTAGTAGTAATAGAGGATACTCCAATCCCGGAAAAACCCGACGCCATTTTCCCTAACAATTGGGTTTCCTTTCATGAAGACGGAACAGTTGTTCTCTATCCTATGATGGCCAAAAACAGAAGGGAAGAACGAAGATGGGACATTCTTGAAAACATTTTTGACAATCAATTCTTTCACCTAAAAAGGCTGCTTGACTACAGCAAATACGAACAAAAACGAAAATACCTGGAAGGAACCGGCAGTATCGTCTTTGACAAAGAATACGACATTGCCTACGCCTGCCTCTCTCCTCGAACCGAAGAAGAACTTTTCAATAACCTCTGCACCGACCTGAAAATGGAACCGTTCGTTTTTCATGCTTTCGACAAACAACGCAAACCAATCTACCATACCAATGTCATTTTTACCATTACCCAAGAATTCGCAATTATTTGTAGTGAGGCAATAAAAGATGAACGAGAAAGAGAAAAACTACAATATAAACTAGCCGGAACGGGTAAATCCATCATAGAAATCAGCCTGGATCAAGCCGGAAATTTTTGTGGAAATTGCATCGAGCTTTTTGGTCCCAAAGGGGAAAGCTTCCTTTTAATGTCAACTTCTGCTTACCAAAGCTTCCACCAACAACAATTGGCCGACATCGGAAGATTCTCCAAAATAATTACCATCCCAATTCCAACCATTGAATATTACGGCGGAGGCAGTATCCGTTGCATGATTTGTGAAATCTCCTGA